One genomic window of Pelmatolapia mariae isolate MD_Pm_ZW linkage group LG5, Pm_UMD_F_2, whole genome shotgun sequence includes the following:
- the LOC134627858 gene encoding transmembrane protein 198-like isoform X1: MTDPTGLSSEGAGSAVADACSLEIERKYDVIPTVICSMCCLFGIIYCFFGYRCFKAVMFLSGLMFGSVIIFLLCHKEHVLDTQLSVEASAGIGLGIGLLCGLVTMLVRSVGLFMTGLLLGFLLALAALLVTQQFYTPTTLWVPLGALLGSGMLFAVLTLQWQKMFTMLSTAVFGAAIMTVCADYFVEMLVLGMYVYECLRLTPGQALCWYSWVILGIWPALSLIGVLVQWKLTDNSFSHTEVVISRRQKRVQLMRIREKDAKKRQQAGGQEGTYRRKPTPVKRYAGDLLAPSYLQSLRDRQMGTGTSLSSLGTANHTTIDLDYDTGSTVPLTATTPVVRV, translated from the exons ATGACGGATCCCACTGGACTGAGCTCTGAGGGGGCAGGGTCGGCCGTGGCAGATGCCTGTAGTTTGGAGATAGAGAGGAAGTATGATGTCATCCCTACCGTCATCTGCTCCATGTGTTGCCTGTTTGGAATCATCTATTGCTTCTTTG GTTACCGGTGTTTCAAAGCTGTCATGTTCCTGTCTGGCCTGATGTTTGGCTCGGTCATCATTTTCTTGCTGTGCCACAAGGAGCACGTGCTGGACACGCAGCTGAGCGTCGAGGCCAGCGCGGGCATCGGCCTCGGTATAGGCCTCCTGTGCGGCCTCGTCACTATGCTCGTGCGAAGCGTCGGCCTCTTCATGACGGGCCTGCTGCTCGGCTTCCTCCTGGCTCTCGCTGCCCTGCTGGTCACTCAGCAGTTCTACACACCTACCACACTGTGGGTGCCGCTGGGCGCTCTTCTGGGATCGGGCATGCTGTTTGCCGTGCTGACGCTGCAGTGGCAGAAGATGTTCACCATGCTGTCCACCGCTGTGTTTGGGGCGGCCATCATGACAGTGTGTGCCGATTACTTTGTGGAGATGCTGGTTTTGGGAATGTACGTGTATGAATGCCTGCGCCTCACACCCGGACAGGCGCTCTGCTGGTACAGCTGGGTCATTCTGGGCATCTGGCCTGCTCTCAGCCTCATAGGAGTGCTGGTCCAGTGGAAACTGACGGACAACAgcttctcacacacagagg ttgtcatcagtcggagacagAAGAGAGTCCAGCTGATGCGGATCCGAGAGAAAGACGCCAAGAAGCGACAGCAGGCAGGTGGGCAGGAAGGCACTTACCGCCGTAAACCCACCCCAGTGAAACGTTACGCTGGGGATCTACTGGCACCG aGCTACCTGCAAAGTCTGCGGGACAGACAGATGGGCACCGGCACTTCCCTTAGCAGCCTGGGCACCGCCAACCACACCACGATCGACTTGGACTACGACACTGGCTCCACGGTGCCCCTCACAGCCACAACGCCAGTCGTCAGGGTCTGA
- the LOC134627858 gene encoding transmembrane protein 198-like isoform X2, with product MTDPTGLSSEGAGSAVADACSLEIERKYDVIPTVICSMCCLFGIIYCFFGYRCFKAVMFLSGLMFGSVIIFLLCHKEHVLDTQLSVEASAGIGLGIGLLCGLVTMLVRSVGLFMTGLLLGFLLALAALLVTQQFYTPTTLWVPLGALLGSGMLFAVLTLQWQKMFTMLSTAVFGAAIMTVCADYFVEMLVLGMYVYECLRLTPGQALCWYSWVILGIWPALSLIGVLVQWKLTDNSFSHTEVVISRRQKRVQLMRIREKDAKKRQQAELPAKSAGQTDGHRHFP from the exons ATGACGGATCCCACTGGACTGAGCTCTGAGGGGGCAGGGTCGGCCGTGGCAGATGCCTGTAGTTTGGAGATAGAGAGGAAGTATGATGTCATCCCTACCGTCATCTGCTCCATGTGTTGCCTGTTTGGAATCATCTATTGCTTCTTTG GTTACCGGTGTTTCAAAGCTGTCATGTTCCTGTCTGGCCTGATGTTTGGCTCGGTCATCATTTTCTTGCTGTGCCACAAGGAGCACGTGCTGGACACGCAGCTGAGCGTCGAGGCCAGCGCGGGCATCGGCCTCGGTATAGGCCTCCTGTGCGGCCTCGTCACTATGCTCGTGCGAAGCGTCGGCCTCTTCATGACGGGCCTGCTGCTCGGCTTCCTCCTGGCTCTCGCTGCCCTGCTGGTCACTCAGCAGTTCTACACACCTACCACACTGTGGGTGCCGCTGGGCGCTCTTCTGGGATCGGGCATGCTGTTTGCCGTGCTGACGCTGCAGTGGCAGAAGATGTTCACCATGCTGTCCACCGCTGTGTTTGGGGCGGCCATCATGACAGTGTGTGCCGATTACTTTGTGGAGATGCTGGTTTTGGGAATGTACGTGTATGAATGCCTGCGCCTCACACCCGGACAGGCGCTCTGCTGGTACAGCTGGGTCATTCTGGGCATCTGGCCTGCTCTCAGCCTCATAGGAGTGCTGGTCCAGTGGAAACTGACGGACAACAgcttctcacacacagagg ttgtcatcagtcggagacagAAGAGAGTCCAGCTGATGCGGATCCGAGAGAAAGACGCCAAGAAGCGACAGCAGGCAG aGCTACCTGCAAAGTCTGCGGGACAGACAGATGGGCACCGGCACTTCCCTTAG